Proteins encoded within one genomic window of Etheostoma cragini isolate CJK2018 chromosome 21, CSU_Ecrag_1.0, whole genome shotgun sequence:
- the sost gene encoding sclerostin, whose translation MQVSLALLVSSSALVLLQGCCTAVRGWKLLKNGATEVLPEHRENPGTPQEANPPASNNHNHHNNNHHNNNNNNNTLNNRAKNGGRTANTVSYSASELSCRELRSTRYITDGSCRSAKPVKELVCSGQCMPAHLMPNSIGRGKWWRGSATDYRCIPAHSRTRRVQLHCPNGNTRTYKIRVVTSCKCKRFRPHHNQSEAKEVPKTQRNKKHSRLSQDRSKNNTPTLLGNSY comes from the exons ATGCAGGTGTCTCTGGCCCTCCTCGTCTCCAGCTCGGCGCTCGTGCTGCTCCAGGGATGCTGCACCGCCGTCAGGGGATGGAAGCTGCTGAAGAACGGCGCCACGGAGGTTTTACCGGAGCACCGGGAAAACCCCGGGACACCTCAGGAGGCGAACCCACCGGCGTCCaacaaccacaaccaccacaacaacaaccaccacaacaacaacaacaacaacaacactttgaATAACAGGGCCAAAAACGGCGGAAGGACAGCAAACACAGTCTCCTACA GTGCTTCGGAGCTGAGCTGTAGGGAGCTGCGCTCCACCCGTTACATCACCGACGGGTCTTGCCGCAGTGCCAAGCCTGTCAAGGAGTTGGTGTGTTCAGGCCAGTGCATGCCGGCACACCTCATGCCCAACTCCATCGGCCGCGGCAAGTGGTGGAGGGGCAGCGCTACGGACTACCGCTGCATCCCGGCCCACTCCCGGACAAGGAGGGTCCAGCTGCACTGTCCCAACGGCAACACTCGGACTTACAAAATCCGCGTGGTCACCTCCTGCAAGTGCAAGCGCTTCAGGCCCCaccacaaccaatcagaggccaAGGAGGTCCCGAAGACGCAACGCAACAAGAAGCACAGTCGCCTGTCTCAAGACCGGAGCAAGAACAACACACCGACACTGTTGGGCAACTCGTACTGA